From Bosea sp. NBC_00550, the proteins below share one genomic window:
- a CDS encoding transglycosylase domain-containing protein — protein sequence MEFRKAGWRTRLKRYALAADSWLDAGLWGAGRRAGEAYERIRSLADRLTVTGGKRLAAEFASEGLNIGIVGALIVLMLALPAFRIGNEEALKNQVLAVTFLDRYGTTIGHRGARHDDSLKLEEMPDHLLKAVLATEDRRFYDHFGIDLIGTSRALLVNTRASGVVQGGSSLTQQLAKNLFLNNERSLDRKIKEAFLALWLETRLSKNEILKLYLDRAYMGGGTFGVAAAADYYFGKSVRDVSLAEAAMLAGLFKAPTKYAPHVNLPAARARANDVLNAMVDAGFMTAGQVDSAKRNPATPVDRKRDSSPDYYLDWAFDAVKELANEGKLGPDRVLTVKTPHDSAIQTRADEAIEAILRQHGPAYRVKQAATVIMDPDGAVRAIVGGRDYGASQFNRATASQRQPGSSFKPYVYAAALSAGLYKPSTIVTDRPVCIGNWCPNNYGRSYAGSMPLTVALAKSINTIPVQMSIAIGRATGETHEARAALIGRKRIIATGHAMGLTTPLTDTVSLPIGAAEVTVIDQAAGYAVFANGGKRAKPYAAFEISNSQGDVIYRHDRDEPEPKQVLSTQVAQDMNFMLSKVPTEGTGRRAALDGVVTAGKTGTTNGYKDAWYVGYSGNLVGAVWFGNDNSAETANMTGGSLPAMTWKEIMQFAHQGLELKPIPGVPAADPKGIAVAKAGAPAPDAGHPPGPGAGHMPRQSFEVLSAVGSMFKTIERSRVAGRPVQVGIREVSAGETRLR from the coding sequence ATGGAGTTCAGGAAGGCAGGCTGGAGGACGCGGCTGAAGCGCTACGCGCTCGCTGCGGACTCATGGCTCGATGCCGGCCTGTGGGGTGCGGGCCGCCGCGCGGGTGAGGCGTATGAGCGCATCCGCAGCCTAGCCGACCGCCTGACCGTGACCGGCGGCAAGCGTCTCGCCGCCGAATTCGCCAGCGAGGGGCTGAACATCGGCATCGTCGGCGCCCTCATCGTCCTGATGCTCGCCTTGCCCGCCTTCCGCATCGGCAATGAGGAGGCGCTGAAGAACCAGGTTCTCGCCGTCACCTTCCTCGATCGCTACGGCACGACGATCGGCCATCGCGGCGCCCGGCACGACGATTCACTGAAGCTCGAGGAGATGCCGGACCATCTGCTGAAGGCCGTGCTCGCGACCGAGGACCGCCGCTTCTACGACCATTTCGGCATCGACCTGATCGGCACCTCCCGGGCCCTCCTGGTCAACACACGGGCGTCGGGCGTGGTCCAGGGCGGCTCCTCGCTGACGCAGCAGCTCGCCAAGAACCTGTTCCTCAACAACGAGCGCTCGCTCGACCGCAAGATCAAGGAAGCCTTCCTGGCGCTGTGGCTGGAAACGAGGCTGAGCAAGAACGAGATCCTCAAGCTCTATCTCGACCGCGCCTATATGGGCGGCGGCACCTTCGGCGTCGCGGCGGCGGCCGATTACTATTTTGGCAAGTCGGTGAGGGACGTCTCGCTGGCCGAGGCCGCCATGCTCGCCGGCCTGTTCAAGGCGCCGACGAAATATGCCCCGCACGTTAACCTGCCGGCGGCACGCGCCCGTGCCAACGACGTGCTCAACGCCATGGTCGATGCCGGCTTCATGACCGCCGGCCAGGTCGACAGCGCCAAGCGCAACCCGGCGACGCCGGTCGATCGCAAGCGCGATTCCAGCCCCGATTATTATCTCGACTGGGCGTTCGACGCGGTGAAGGAGCTCGCGAACGAAGGCAAGCTCGGGCCCGACCGCGTGCTGACGGTCAAGACGCCGCATGATTCCGCCATCCAGACCCGGGCCGACGAGGCGATCGAGGCGATCCTGCGCCAGCATGGGCCGGCCTACCGGGTCAAGCAGGCCGCAACGGTCATCATGGACCCGGACGGGGCGGTGCGCGCCATCGTCGGCGGCCGCGACTACGGCGCGAGCCAGTTCAACCGGGCGACCGCGAGCCAGCGTCAGCCAGGCTCGTCCTTCAAGCCCTATGTCTATGCCGCGGCGCTTTCGGCCGGCCTGTACAAGCCGAGCACCATCGTGACCGACCGCCCGGTCTGCATCGGCAACTGGTGCCCGAACAATTACGGCCGCTCCTATGCCGGCTCGATGCCGCTCACGGTCGCGCTGGCGAAGTCGATCAATACGATCCCGGTGCAGATGTCGATCGCCATCGGGCGCGCCACCGGCGAGACGCATGAGGCGCGCGCCGCCCTGATCGGCCGCAAGAGGATCATCGCGACCGGCCACGCCATGGGCCTGACGACGCCGCTGACCGACACCGTCTCGCTGCCGATCGGCGCGGCCGAGGTCACGGTCATTGACCAGGCGGCGGGCTATGCCGTCTTCGCCAATGGCGGCAAGCGGGCGAAACCCTACGCCGCCTTCGAGATCAGCAACTCGCAGGGCGACGTCATCTATCGCCATGACCGCGACGAGCCCGAGCCGAAGCAGGTGCTGAGCACGCAGGTGGCGCAGGACATGAACTTCATGCTCTCGAAGGTGCCTACCGAGGGCACCGGGCGCCGCGCCGCCCTGGACGGCGTCGTCACGGCCGGCAAGACCGGCACCACCAACGGCTACAAGGACGCCTGGTATGTCGGCTATTCCGGCAACCTTGTCGGCGCGGTCTGGTTCGGCAACGACAATTCGGCGGAAACCGCCAACATGACCGGCGGCTCCCTGCCGGCCATGACCTGGAAGGAGATCATGCAGTTCGCCCATCAGGGGCTGGAGCTGAAGCCCATTCCGGGCGTGCCGGCCGCCGATCCGAAGGGCATCGCCGTCGCCAAGGCCGGGGCGCCTGCGCCCGATGCGGGTCATCCGCCGGGGCCGGGGGCCGGGCACATGCCGAGGCAGTCCTTCGAGGTTCTCTCCGCCGTCGGCTCGATGTTCAAGACGATCGAACGCTCGCGTGTCGCCGGCCGGCCGGTGCAGGTCGGCATCCGCGAGGTCTCGGCGGGCGAGACGCGGCTGCGCTAG
- a CDS encoding YcgN family cysteine cluster protein: MTLKQPKDEPFWRTTPLEAMSVEQWESLCDGCGRCCLVKLEDEDTGRIFATDVGCRLFDAGTCRCKDYPNRSVKVPDCVTLTPHDVRTLPWLPPTCAYRLVAEGRDLPWWHPLVSGDPETVVAAGISVRGRVYASEDDIPEDEVTERVVNWPLRWPRAARAKAK, from the coding sequence ATGACGCTGAAGCAGCCGAAAGACGAGCCGTTCTGGCGCACGACGCCGCTCGAGGCGATGTCGGTGGAGCAATGGGAATCGCTCTGCGACGGCTGCGGGCGCTGCTGCCTCGTGAAGCTCGAGGACGAGGATACCGGGCGCATCTTCGCGACCGATGTCGGCTGCCGGCTGTTCGACGCCGGAACCTGTCGCTGCAAGGATTATCCGAACCGCTCCGTCAAGGTGCCCGATTGCGTGACGCTGACGCCGCATGACGTGCGCACGCTGCCCTGGCTGCCGCCGACCTGCGCCTACCGCCTCGTCGCGGAGGGCAGGGATCTGCCGTGGTGGCATCCGCTCGTTTCCGGCGATCCGGAGACAGTGGTTGCGGCCGGCATCTCCGTCCGTGGACGTGTCTACGCGTCGGAAGACGATATCCCCGAAGACGAGGTCACAGAGCGCGTCGTCAACTGGCCGCTGCGCTGGCCGCGCGCCGCGCGCGCCAAGGCCAAGTGA
- the ppdK gene encoding pyruvate, phosphate dikinase yields MAGGKWVYTFGDGKAEGEAGMKNLLGGKGANLAEMSNLGLPVPPGFTITTEVCTAYYDNGKSFPADLDAQARAALAGMAKLTGKTFGDPANPLLVSVRSGARASMPGMMDTVLNLGLNDETVEAVAKASGDARFAWDSYRRFITMYSNVVLDIDHGLFEEALEDYKERKGLHLDTDLKADDWKVLVGKYKEIVKKALGSDFPQDPEKQLWGAVGAVFSSWMNARAIKYRELNNIPASWGTAVNVQSMVFGNMGDTSATGVAFTRNPSTGENALYGEFLINAQGEDVVAGIRTPQDITETARKEAGSDKPSMEQEMPEAYAELCRIYGILEKHYRDMQDMEFTIQEGKLWMLQTRSGKRTAKAALRIAVELAQEGLITQEEAVGRVEPGALDQLLHPMIDPKAERRVLTTGLPASPGAAAGAIVFNSDDAEAAKKAGRKVILVRVETSPEDIHGMHAAEGILTTRGGMTSHAAVVARGMGKPCVSGAGQIRVDYAKGTLAIGPTTLKAGDVLTIDGGNGQVLLGEVKMQQPELSGEFATLMGWADKVRRLKVRANAETPEDAKTAREFGAEGIGLCRTEHMFFDESRIQSMREMILAPDDNGRRAALAKLLPMQRQDFVQLFTIMSGLPVTIRLLDPPLHEFLPHGDKEIAEVAAALGVTPDALKHRAAELHEFNPMLGFRGCRLAVAFPEIAEMQARAIFEAAVIAAKETGKPVIPEVMVPLVMGKPELDLVKARIDAMAKAVIEESGTKIDYQVGTMIELPRAALRAAEIAESAEFFSFGTNDLTQTTLGISRDDASSFLGSYTAKGLLDADPFVTIDQEGVGELVKLAAERGRKTRPDIKLGICGEHGGDPASIGFCESVGLDYVSCSPFRVPIARLAAAQAALGAVKQKEG; encoded by the coding sequence ATGGCTGGTGGGAAGTGGGTCTACACCTTCGGCGACGGCAAGGCCGAGGGTGAGGCGGGAATGAAGAACCTGCTCGGCGGCAAGGGTGCGAACCTGGCCGAGATGAGCAATCTCGGCCTGCCCGTCCCGCCCGGCTTCACCATCACCACCGAGGTCTGCACGGCGTATTACGACAACGGCAAGAGCTTCCCCGCCGATCTCGACGCCCAGGCCAGGGCCGCGCTCGCCGGCATGGCCAAGCTGACCGGCAAGACCTTCGGCGACCCCGCCAATCCGCTGCTCGTTTCCGTCCGCTCCGGCGCGCGCGCCTCCATGCCCGGCATGATGGACACCGTCCTCAATCTCGGCCTCAACGACGAGACGGTGGAAGCCGTCGCGAAGGCGTCCGGCGATGCCCGTTTCGCATGGGACAGCTATCGCCGCTTCATCACCATGTATTCCAACGTCGTGCTCGATATCGACCACGGCCTCTTCGAGGAGGCGCTGGAGGATTACAAGGAGCGCAAGGGCCTGCACCTCGACACCGATCTCAAGGCCGACGACTGGAAGGTGCTGGTCGGCAAGTACAAGGAGATCGTGAAGAAGGCGCTCGGCTCCGACTTCCCGCAGGATCCCGAGAAGCAGCTCTGGGGCGCCGTCGGCGCCGTCTTCTCCTCCTGGATGAACGCCCGCGCCATCAAGTACCGCGAGCTCAACAACATCCCGGCCTCCTGGGGCACGGCGGTCAACGTCCAGTCGATGGTGTTCGGCAATATGGGCGACACCTCCGCGACCGGCGTCGCCTTCACCCGCAATCCCTCGACCGGCGAGAACGCGCTCTATGGCGAGTTCCTGATCAACGCCCAGGGCGAGGATGTCGTCGCCGGCATCCGCACCCCGCAGGACATCACCGAGACGGCCCGCAAGGAAGCCGGCTCCGACAAGCCTTCGATGGAGCAGGAGATGCCGGAGGCCTATGCGGAGCTCTGCCGCATCTACGGCATCCTGGAGAAGCACTACCGCGACATGCAGGACATGGAGTTCACCATCCAGGAGGGCAAGCTCTGGATGCTGCAGACCCGCTCCGGCAAGCGCACGGCCAAGGCCGCGCTCCGGATCGCCGTCGAACTCGCCCAGGAAGGCCTGATCACGCAGGAGGAGGCGGTCGGCCGCGTCGAGCCCGGCGCGCTCGACCAGCTCCTGCATCCGATGATCGATCCCAAGGCGGAGCGCCGTGTGCTGACCACCGGCCTGCCGGCCTCGCCCGGCGCCGCCGCCGGCGCGATCGTCTTCAACTCCGATGACGCCGAGGCGGCGAAGAAGGCCGGCCGCAAGGTCATCCTGGTCCGTGTCGAGACATCGCCGGAAGACATCCACGGCATGCACGCCGCCGAGGGCATCCTCACCACGCGCGGTGGCATGACCTCGCATGCCGCGGTCGTCGCGCGCGGCATGGGCAAGCCCTGCGTCTCCGGCGCCGGCCAGATCCGAGTCGACTACGCCAAGGGTACGCTGGCGATTGGCCCCACGACGCTCAAGGCCGGCGATGTCCTCACCATCGACGGCGGCAACGGCCAGGTGCTGCTCGGCGAGGTCAAGATGCAGCAGCCGGAACTCTCCGGCGAATTCGCCACGCTGATGGGTTGGGCCGACAAGGTCCGCCGCCTCAAGGTCCGCGCCAATGCCGAGACGCCGGAGGATGCGAAGACCGCGCGCGAATTCGGCGCCGAGGGCATTGGCCTATGCCGCACCGAGCACATGTTCTTCGACGAGAGTCGCATCCAGTCGATGCGCGAGATGATCCTCGCCCCTGACGACAACGGCCGTCGCGCCGCGCTTGCAAAGCTCCTGCCTATGCAGCGCCAGGACTTCGTTCAGCTCTTCACCATCATGAGCGGGCTGCCGGTGACGATCCGCCTGCTCGATCCGCCGCTGCACGAGTTCCTGCCGCATGGCGACAAGGAGATCGCCGAGGTCGCCGCGGCGCTGGGCGTGACGCCCGATGCACTGAAGCACCGCGCCGCTGAACTGCACGAATTCAACCCGATGCTCGGCTTCCGCGGCTGCCGTTTGGCCGTAGCCTTCCCCGAGATCGCCGAGATGCAGGCCCGCGCTATCTTCGAGGCGGCGGTGATCGCGGCGAAGGAAACCGGCAAGCCGGTGATCCCGGAAGTGATGGTGCCGCTCGTGATGGGCAAGCCCGAGCTCGACCTCGTCAAGGCCCGCATCGACGCCATGGCGAAGGCCGTGATCGAGGAGAGCGGCACGAAGATCGACTATCAGGTCGGCACGATGATCGAGCTGCCGCGTGCGGCCTTGCGCGCCGCCGAGATCGCCGAGAGCGCCGAGTTCTTCTCTTTCGGCACCAACGACCTGACGCAGACGACGCTGGGCATCAGCCGCGACGACGCCTCGTCCTTCCTCGGTTCCTACACCGCCAAGGGCCTGCTCGACGCCGATCCCTTCGTCACCATCGACCAGGAGGGCGTCGGCGAATTGGTGAAGCTTGCGGCCGAGCGCGGCCGCAAGACCCGCCCCGACATCAAGCTCGGCATCTGCGGCGAGCATGGCGGCGATCCGGCCTCGATCGGCTTCTGCGAGAGCGTCGGGCTGGATTATGTCTCCTGCTCGCCCTTCCGCGTGCCGATCGCGCGGCTTGCGGCGGCGCAGGCGGCGCTGGGCGCGGTGAAGCAGAAGGAAGGCTGA
- a CDS encoding type II toxin-antitoxin system VapC family toxin produces MKLLLDAHLLLWAAGEPEKLSAKARALLDDPSNTLLFSAASLWEIAIKRGLDRRDFTVDPAQLRRGLIDNGYIELPISGAHAVATMHLPTLHKDPFDRLLLAQALVESITLVTADEVVARYPGSILPV; encoded by the coding sequence GTGAAGCTTCTGCTCGACGCGCATCTGCTGCTCTGGGCTGCCGGCGAACCAGAGAAGCTGTCGGCGAAGGCACGAGCCCTGCTCGACGATCCCTCCAATACGCTATTGTTCAGCGCCGCGAGCCTGTGGGAGATCGCTATCAAGCGCGGCCTCGACAGGCGGGACTTCACGGTCGATCCGGCACAGCTGCGGCGCGGCCTGATCGACAACGGCTATATCGAGTTGCCGATCTCCGGCGCACACGCCGTGGCGACGATGCATCTGCCGACGCTGCACAAGGACCCTTTCGACCGGCTCCTGCTGGCGCAGGCCCTGGTCGAAAGCATCACGCTCGTCACCGCCGATGAGGTCGTCGCCCGCTATCCCGGCTCGATCCTGCCCGTTTAG
- a CDS encoding type II toxin-antitoxin system Phd/YefM family antitoxin, which translates to MDVINIHEAKTHLSRLVERAAKGESFIIAKAGKAMAKVVPLDAPARAQSRRVGFMSGQFEVPDDFDRMGEDEIASLFGSPP; encoded by the coding sequence ATGGACGTCATCAACATCCACGAAGCGAAGACCCACCTCTCCCGCCTTGTCGAGCGCGCCGCCAAGGGTGAGAGCTTTATCATCGCCAAAGCCGGTAAGGCGATGGCGAAGGTCGTTCCGTTGGACGCACCCGCCCGAGCCCAAAGTCGTCGCGTCGGCTTCATGAGCGGACAGTTCGAGGTCCCGGACGACTTCGACCGCATGGGCGAGGACGAGATCGCGAGCCTGTTTGGCTCCCCCCCGTGA
- a CDS encoding HAD family hydrolase produces MPHLTTIGFDADDTLWQNEQFFHMTEERFVALLGEHGEAAEISGRLLEAEKRNLGFYGFGIKGFVLSMIETAIEITRGQVPASVIGEILAAGREMAAHPVETLPHVRETLATLSGDYRLVLITKGDLFDQERKLAQSGLGDFFHAVEIVSDKKAATYDRIFARHGDGAGRAMMVGNSLKSDILPALDAGSWAVHVPHELTWVLEQAEEPVGHGRFHAIPHLGLLLGLVARLAR; encoded by the coding sequence ATGCCGCATTTGACCACCATCGGCTTCGACGCCGACGACACGCTCTGGCAGAACGAGCAGTTCTTCCACATGACGGAGGAGCGCTTCGTCGCGCTGCTCGGCGAGCACGGTGAGGCGGCCGAGATTTCCGGGCGCCTACTGGAGGCCGAGAAGCGCAACCTCGGCTTCTACGGCTTCGGCATCAAGGGCTTCGTGCTCTCGATGATCGAAACTGCGATAGAGATCACGCGCGGCCAGGTTCCGGCCTCGGTGATCGGCGAAATCCTCGCCGCCGGCCGGGAGATGGCGGCTCATCCGGTCGAGACCCTGCCGCATGTGCGGGAGACGCTGGCAACCCTGTCGGGCGATTATCGGCTGGTGCTGATCACCAAGGGCGATCTTTTCGACCAGGAGCGCAAGCTGGCCCAGTCCGGCCTCGGCGATTTCTTCCACGCGGTCGAGATCGTCAGCGACAAGAAGGCCGCTACCTATGACCGCATCTTCGCCCGGCATGGCGACGGGGCAGGGCGGGCGATGATGGTCGGCAACTCGCTGAAATCCGATATCCTGCCGGCGTTGGACGCGGGTTCATGGGCGGTGCATGTGCCGCATGAACTGACCTGGGTGCTCGAGCAGGCCGAGGAGCCCGTGGGGCACGGGCGCTTTCATGCGATACCGCATCTCGGCCTTTTACTTGGCCTTGTCGCGCGGCTCGCGCGATAA
- a CDS encoding GFA family protein, protein MPIMLKGSCRCGAVHFSVESHAPVPYQLCYCSICRKTAGGGGFAINLSAEAATLKVEGEDATGTFSAEIRGDDGSCERSQAQRRFCKICGTALWLFDPRWPDLLHPFASAIDSHLPRAPEKTHLMLRFKASWVEPDIAANDQSFDDYPEESIEEWHRKRGLWVD, encoded by the coding sequence ATGCCGATCATGCTGAAGGGCTCATGCCGCTGCGGAGCGGTTCACTTCTCGGTCGAAAGCCATGCGCCCGTCCCTTACCAGCTTTGCTACTGTTCGATTTGCCGCAAGACGGCCGGCGGTGGCGGCTTCGCGATCAACCTGTCGGCCGAAGCCGCGACGTTGAAGGTCGAGGGCGAAGACGCCACCGGCACCTTCAGCGCCGAGATTCGCGGCGATGACGGCAGTTGCGAGCGCTCGCAAGCACAGCGCCGCTTCTGCAAGATCTGCGGGACGGCGCTATGGCTGTTCGACCCGCGCTGGCCGGATTTACTGCACCCATTTGCCTCGGCGATCGACAGCCATCTGCCGCGCGCTCCCGAGAAGACCCATCTCATGCTGCGCTTCAAGGCCAGCTGGGTCGAGCCGGATATCGCAGCGAACGACCAGAGCTTCGACGATTACCCGGAGGAATCGATCGAGGAATGGCATCGCAAACGCGGCCTTTGGGTCGATTGA
- a CDS encoding cold-shock protein produces the protein MNKGTVKWFNATKGYGFITPENGGQDVFVHISAVERAGLRELREGQVVSFEMVADRKTGKTSAGNLAVA, from the coding sequence ATGAACAAGGGCACCGTGAAGTGGTTCAACGCCACCAAGGGCTACGGCTTCATCACCCCTGAGAACGGCGGCCAGGACGTTTTCGTCCACATCAGCGCCGTCGAGCGCGCCGGCCTGCGCGAGCTTCGCGAAGGCCAGGTCGTCTCCTTCGAGATGGTCGCCGATCGCAAGACCGGCAAGACCTCGGCCGGCAACCTCGCCGTCGCCTGA
- a CDS encoding DEAD/DEAH box helicase: MTKFTDLGLAEPLLKALATEGYETPTPIQAQAIPHILKGRDLLGAAQTGTGKTAAFSLPMLHRLLGKPRQMPQRAVRVLILSPTRELAAQIETSIRTYAQFTTVRSTVIFGGVPVGKQIRALGDKIDILVATPGRLLDLVDQRAVSLREIEFLVLDEADQMLDLGFIHALRRISTLIPKERQTLLFSATMPKPIREIASAYLTDPVEVAVTPVATTAEKIDQRVIFTEPNDKPALLAKTLSVPEMERAIVFTRTKHGADKVVRQLDQAGIEAAAIHGNKSQGQRERALGAFRDGSLRILVATDIAARGIDVDGISHVVNYDLPNVPETYVHRIGRTARAGAAGVAIAFCTPEERGDFAAIEKLTGIKPTPVGDVPYWDGRTPKKPQQNRGGRGQQQSRPQGQGRPQGQPGKRSEQGGHHHAGGGARQERHERPRNPERAPRPEQAAQRKDGASAKEGLGGVAFLQQRTQQPRTNGARRRAR, from the coding sequence TTGACCAAGTTCACTGATCTCGGCCTCGCCGAGCCGCTGCTCAAGGCGCTCGCGACCGAGGGTTATGAGACGCCCACGCCGATCCAGGCCCAGGCGATCCCCCACATTCTGAAGGGCCGCGACCTGCTCGGCGCCGCCCAGACCGGCACCGGCAAGACCGCTGCCTTCTCGCTTCCGATGCTGCACCGGCTGCTCGGCAAGCCGCGCCAGATGCCGCAGCGTGCGGTGCGCGTGCTGATCCTGTCGCCGACGCGTGAGCTCGCCGCCCAGATCGAGACCTCGATCCGCACCTACGCGCAGTTCACCACGGTTCGTTCGACGGTGATCTTCGGCGGCGTTCCGGTCGGCAAGCAGATCCGAGCCCTCGGCGACAAGATCGACATCCTCGTCGCCACGCCCGGCCGCCTGCTCGACCTCGTCGACCAGCGCGCCGTCTCGCTGCGCGAGATCGAGTTCCTCGTCCTCGACGAGGCCGACCAGATGCTCGACCTCGGCTTCATCCACGCGCTGCGCCGCATCTCCACGCTGATCCCGAAGGAGCGCCAGACGCTGCTCTTCTCGGCGACCATGCCGAAGCCGATCCGCGAGATCGCCTCCGCCTATCTGACCGATCCGGTCGAGGTCGCCGTGACCCCGGTTGCGACCACCGCGGAGAAGATCGACCAGCGCGTCATCTTCACCGAGCCGAACGACAAGCCGGCGCTGCTGGCGAAGACGCTGAGCGTGCCGGAGATGGAGCGGGCGATCGTCTTCACCCGCACCAAGCACGGTGCAGACAAGGTCGTGCGCCAGCTCGATCAGGCCGGCATCGAGGCGGCGGCGATCCACGGCAACAAGAGCCAGGGCCAGCGCGAGCGTGCGCTCGGCGCCTTCCGCGACGGTAGCTTGCGCATTCTCGTCGCGACCGACATCGCCGCCCGCGGCATCGATGTCGACGGCATCAGCCATGTCGTGAACTACGACCTGCCGAACGTGCCGGAGACCTATGTTCACCGCATCGGCCGTACCGCGCGCGCCGGAGCGGCCGGCGTTGCCATCGCCTTCTGCACGCCGGAAGAGCGCGGCGACTTCGCCGCCATCGAGAAGCTGACGGGCATCAAGCCGACGCCGGTCGGCGATGTGCCTTACTGGGATGGCCGCACGCCCAAGAAGCCGCAGCAGAATCGTGGCGGGCGCGGTCAGCAGCAGTCTCGCCCGCAGGGGCAGGGCCGTCCGCAGGGTCAGCCGGGCAAGCGTTCCGAACAGGGCGGCCACCACCATGCCGGTGGCGGCGCACGCCAGGAGCGCCATGAACGGCCGCGCAATCCCGAGCGCGCCCCGCGTCCCGAGCAGGCGGCACAGCGAAAAGACGGTGCTTCGGCAAAAGAAGGGCTTGGCGGCGTCGCGTTCTTGCAGCAAAGAACACAGCAACCACGCACCAACGGCGCCCGGCGGCGCGCGCGCTGA
- the infA gene encoding translation initiation factor IF-1: MAKEELLEFDGTVVEVLPDGNYRVKLDNDHVILAYAAGKMKKNRIRTIAGDRVIVEMSPYDLDRGRINFRQKTAGPAPGGPPRQNFRRR, encoded by the coding sequence ATGGCGAAAGAAGAACTGCTTGAATTCGACGGCACCGTGGTTGAGGTGCTCCCGGACGGCAATTACCGGGTCAAGCTCGACAACGATCACGTGATCCTGGCCTATGCGGCCGGCAAGATGAAGAAGAACCGCATCCGCACCATCGCGGGCGACCGCGTAATCGTGGAAATGTCGCCTTACGATCTCGATCGCGGCCGCATCAACTTCCGCCAGAAGACGGCCGGTCCGGCCCCCGGCGGTCCTCCGCGTCAGAACTTCCGCCGTCGCTGA
- a CDS encoding cell wall hydrolase, which yields MSHWRQHRHGRGARPLGIKWAANTVAPWALSVGLLVSFTASAGQNFGPTGLPSSAIVRAAPGPASELAEGPSMLVAASAFRLPGLALTSAVTQAKLSFEDPERRVVVDPRAPREDLKRTVATFPEVDRSAKGDLLPNLRPGLTEHPSVELERVVFGDTQPKLISGGFSIDAMRAAEAVDGPQTGFEPYANEEGLTDPALSDSSPVSLKPKITSARQAELHLESIDGSSPSVQEASRQSSSTPLVGSVIGTLTPPALPSHGAPQQRGRIALAPTNRDLRLAEPGVKQDYTALIAPENMAKEQRCLAEAVYFEARSESLLGQAAVAQVVLNRAKSGLYPSSVCGVVYQNSNRYLACQFTFTCEGKSLRITEPGPWRDAVRIAREVYDGTTYLPEVGASTHYHANYVRPYWAKKLKKMDTIGQHVFYQLRPGQT from the coding sequence TTGAGTCATTGGCGTCAGCACAGGCATGGGCGAGGTGCGCGCCCCCTCGGCATCAAATGGGCCGCGAACACGGTCGCGCCCTGGGCGCTGTCGGTCGGGCTGCTCGTCTCCTTCACCGCGTCTGCCGGCCAGAATTTCGGGCCGACCGGCCTGCCCTCCAGCGCCATCGTGCGGGCCGCGCCCGGCCCGGCCTCGGAACTCGCCGAAGGACCGTCGATGCTGGTCGCAGCCAGCGCCTTCCGCCTGCCCGGCCTTGCGCTGACCTCCGCTGTCACCCAGGCCAAGCTCTCCTTCGAGGATCCGGAGCGGCGCGTCGTCGTCGATCCCCGCGCGCCGCGCGAGGACCTCAAGCGCACAGTGGCAACTTTCCCCGAGGTCGACCGCAGCGCCAAGGGCGACCTGCTGCCGAACCTGCGGCCCGGCCTCACCGAACATCCTTCAGTCGAACTGGAACGCGTCGTCTTCGGCGACACCCAGCCGAAGCTGATCTCGGGCGGCTTCTCGATCGACGCCATGCGCGCTGCGGAAGCCGTCGACGGCCCTCAAACAGGTTTCGAGCCCTATGCCAACGAGGAAGGGCTGACCGATCCGGCGCTGTCGGATTCCTCGCCGGTCTCGCTCAAGCCGAAGATCACCTCGGCGCGACAGGCCGAGCTCCATCTGGAAAGCATCGACGGCTCCTCGCCTTCCGTGCAGGAGGCGAGCCGGCAATCCTCGTCGACGCCGCTGGTCGGCTCGGTCATCGGCACGCTCACGCCGCCGGCCCTGCCCTCCCACGGCGCGCCGCAGCAGCGCGGGCGCATCGCGCTCGCCCCGACCAACCGCGACCTGCGCCTGGCCGAGCCCGGCGTAAAGCAGGACTACACCGCGTTGATCGCGCCGGAAAACATGGCGAAGGAACAGCGCTGCCTGGCGGAAGCGGTCTATTTCGAGGCGCGTTCGGAATCGCTTCTGGGACAGGCCGCGGTGGCGCAGGTGGTGCTCAACCGGGCCAAGAGCGGCCTCTATCCGAGCAGCGTCTGCGGCGTCGTCTACCAGAACAGCAACCGCTACCTCGCCTGCCAGTTCACCTTCACCTGCGAGGGCAAGTCGCTGCGGATCACCGAGCCCGGTCCCTGGCGCGACGCGGTCAGGATCGCGCGCGAGGTCTATGACGGGACGACCTACCTGCCGGAGGTCGGCGCCTCCACGCACTACCACGCGAACTATGTCCGGCCGTACTGGGCAAAGAAGCTGAAGAAGATGGACACGATCGGCCAGCACGTGTTCTACCAGCTTCGGCCGGGCCAGACCTGA